A segment of the bacterium genome:
CAGCACCCGACGATCTACCGCTGAGGGGCCACAAGGGGTGAAAGCCCTTTGTCCTGAGGTCGCGTGTGCACTCGGACACGGTTTTTGAGCCGCCGCCCCCTGTGCGGGCACCGCAAACACTCCACGAACCCGCCACGCCCGCCAAAAGCGACAGGGGCGGATCGCAATGACCCGCCCCTGCGGTGATCGGAAGACTTAGACTTTCTGTTTCCAGCGCGTGCCCGTGGGCGTGTCCTCGACGATGATGCCCATCTGCTCGAAGAGATCGCGGATCTCATCGGCGCGCTTCCAATTCTTCTGGGCGCGCGCCTCTCTGCGCTCGGCGATCAACGCCTCGATTCTGGCCGGGTCGACCGCGGGCGCGTCCGGACGGAGCACATCCAGCAGCCGGTCGATCTCCTCGATGAGCGTGCGCGCCGCGCGGGCATCCTCCGCGTTGACGCCCCCGATGTCCATGCGCTTGTAAGTCTCGCGGATAAACTCGAAGAGGACGCCCAATCCGCCGGAAATGTTGAGGTCGTTGTCGAGGTTCTCGGTGAAAAGCGAGCGGGTCTCGGCAATCGCGGCGAGGAAATCGTCGTGCGCCGCGCCGGGCACGCGCATCTCCCCCAGCCGGTGATGGAAATCGCGCAGCCGCTCGATCGCCCCTTTGGCGGCGTCGATGCCGGCGAAGGTGAAATTGAGCTGGGCGCGGTAGTGGGTCGAGATCAACAGGTAGCGCACCGCCACCGGCGAGTACCCCTTGGCGAGAAGGTCGCGCAGCGTGTAGAAGTTGCCCAGCGACTTGGACATCTTCTTGCCGTCGACGATCAGGTGTTCGGAGTGCATCCAGTAGCGGGCAAAGGGCTTGCCGGTCGCCGACTCGGACTGGGCGATCTCGTTTTCGTGGTGCGGGAAGATGTTGTCGACCCCCCCGGTGTGAATGTCAAAGGTCTCCC
Coding sequences within it:
- the cysS gene encoding cysteine--tRNA ligase, translated to MGLKVFDTRRRALVEFEPLEPGHVRMYTCGPTIYNFAHIGNLRTFLFEDLLRRYLQWRGFRVTQVMNLTDIDDKIIRRCREEKLALAACTAPFKQAFFEDIDTLRFERAEVYPEATAHVPEMVALVLRLIERGNAYKAEDGSIYFRIASFPRYGELSHMNLDELKAGARVASDEYEKDSVSDFALWKAWDEQDGEVFWETPLGKGRPGWHLECSAMSMKYLGETFDIHTGGVDNIFPHHENEIAQSESATGKPFARYWMHSEHLIVDGKKMSKSLGNFYTLRDLLAKGYSPVAVRYLLISTHYRAQLNFTFAGIDAAKGAIERLRDFHHRLGEMRVPGAAHDDFLAAIAETRSLFTENLDNDLNISGGLGVLFEFIRETYKRMDIGGVNAEDARAARTLIEEIDRLLDVLRPDAPAVDPARIEALIAERREARAQKNWKRADEIRDLFEQMGIIVEDTPTGTRWKQKV